ctaataataatgaaaaatcCAAATAGTATTATAATATTTTGGATTAATTACTATTATTCCGTGAACTACTGTTTttccttataattttaaaattattatttattctttaattgatatattttatatgattaAAACTCTCTTATAAAAGGGACTTTAGTTAAAGAAAATGGATAAAcagtgatttttaaaaattcataagaAAAAGAATAGATAAGACCTAAACCCTAATGTATTATAAAATGATGTATAtggtataatttaattaaataaactaatgtcaataaaataattcaaaaactacttttgattttctaatttggtttttgtttttataattgggaAGGAAGAGCGCTTGTGGAAGAGTTTGAATGACCTATCAGTTTGGTGCCCAgtacttataccatttgagttatatagctcatttatattttttaatatagtaaTAATTAACTCATCACATATAAATATTCCTTtccattttttaatataataagttGTTTCCTTTCAAATAAATAAGCTAAAATGTTAGAAATTTTCTGAATTTATTCGATTATGGAGTAttccaattaaaaataaattaaaaatattgaattccaaatatacatatatatacctAATTAAGATCATGACATGATATGTGAATATATGTTGTTGTTTGTATTGTAGACTTGAACAGTTAAACAACAAAGGCAACCGCGCAATCACAGCTAAAATGCGCTTCTTCGCCTCCAATCCAAACCTGCTttaccttttctttttcttatctaTCAATGCCAATGTCAACTTTTCTATTCTTTCACTACAAACAACACACTCAGAATTTTAATGGAAGATGAGATGTTATCAGGCAATGAATTGGGAGTAAAACTGATGACTGATGATCAAATGGAGATGCTTCGGAAACAGATTTCTGTTTATACTACTCTCTGTCAAAGTCTGGTTCAGATGCATAACTCCATTTCTGCTCGACAAGATTTCTCAGGTTTTTTTCTCTTTCGAATCTCTTTACTTTAATCTGATCTGTTTCTATGGAAAACTACTTCAGTTAACAGAGTTCATCACTTAAGATCAGGGGCGGATCTAGGAAGAGTTTATGGTGGGCAGTTGACCACCTTATTATTTCgaatctttaaaaaattatgaatacaCACTTTAGCAGTATAGTTTTTCGGCCTTAAAATTAATAGTACTGACtaccttaaatttttaaatttttcattcttATAAATATTTAGTACAATTTTGCCCACCTTATAATAAATTTCTGGGTCCGCCACTGCTTAAGATTATCAACTTTCGGTTCATAATCTGACATGTTGTGAACTGAgtttacctaagaatttcttGTTTcgatataaatttgtttatttatgtctCTAAAAGTGAGATTGCCGTTTTTGATTAGGAATGAGGGTGGCAAGCTCATATAATGCTCCGTTTTGGTCGTATACACTGAACAAGATTCCTTCTAGGCAGCGATGGGCTCCGAAACAAGAACAGCTTCAGAAACTAGAAAGTTTTTATAATGAATCCAATGTAACTCCGGATAGGCAGAAGATCAAATCC
This region of Mercurialis annua linkage group LG1-X, ddMerAnnu1.2, whole genome shotgun sequence genomic DNA includes:
- the LOC126678677 gene encoding WUSCHEL-related homeobox 8-like yields the protein MEDEMLSGNELGVKLMTDDQMEMLRKQISVYTTLCQSLVQMHNSISARQDFSGMRVASSYNAPFWSYTLNKIPSRQRWAPKQEQLQKLESFYNESNVTPDRQKIKSIAAQLSMHGPISETNVYNWFQNRRARSKRKKSALPPPDNTESEPEVSKDERTKPDDVQLDENLQLMVNQMYFQSPEIGGIDQLMGNSQVPVSYTPFWQAEHELLG